A genomic window from Pseudomonadota bacterium includes:
- the eno gene encoding phosphopyruvate hydratase has product MAIIIDIYGREILDSRGNPTVEVEVSLESGAIGRASIPSGASTGSHEAVELRDNDPKRFLGKGVMQAVEAVNGKLADGLIGLNGLNQREIDEVMLQLDGTTNKSKFGANAILGVSLALAKAAAIHLRLPLYRYIGGIGACRLPMPFFNVLNGGAHADNTIDIQEFMVVPVGATSFTGALQMGTEVYHHLKRILVEAGLSTNVGDEGGFAPALTSTTQALDFLIQAIEKAGYKPGKDIALALDVAATELWKKDKYHFAGEGKIFTAGELVAYYSKLVSGYPLISIEDAMAEDDWQGWQMLTQSLGKKVQLIGDDVFVTNLERLQKGIDQKVANSMLVKVNQIGTLTETLQAVDQAHRAGYTTMMSHRSGETEDTYIADLAVATNCGQIKAGAPCRSDRVAKYNQLLRIEELLADEGRFGV; this is encoded by the coding sequence GTGGCGATTATTATAGATATTTACGGTCGAGAAATTCTCGACTCTCGTGGCAATCCCACGGTTGAAGTTGAAGTCAGTCTTGAAAGTGGGGCGATCGGGCGTGCATCTATCCCTTCAGGTGCTTCAACGGGCAGCCACGAAGCAGTTGAACTTAGAGACAACGACCCCAAGCGCTTTTTAGGTAAAGGGGTGATGCAGGCGGTTGAGGCGGTCAATGGTAAATTGGCAGATGGTCTAATTGGTCTCAATGGCCTGAATCAGCGTGAGATTGATGAGGTCATGCTGCAACTGGACGGCACAACCAACAAGAGCAAGTTTGGGGCCAATGCAATTTTAGGGGTAAGCCTGGCACTTGCCAAAGCCGCGGCTATCCACTTAAGATTGCCGCTATATCGCTATATCGGTGGTATTGGGGCTTGCCGTCTACCGATGCCATTTTTCAATGTTCTCAATGGGGGAGCACATGCTGACAATACCATTGATATTCAAGAGTTTATGGTTGTGCCTGTGGGAGCCACGTCGTTTACTGGAGCTCTACAAATGGGCACCGAAGTCTACCATCACCTAAAGCGTATCCTGGTAGAGGCAGGGCTTTCCACCAATGTGGGTGATGAAGGAGGCTTTGCCCCAGCCTTGACCAGTACGACTCAAGCCCTGGATTTTTTGATTCAGGCAATCGAAAAAGCAGGCTATAAACCAGGAAAAGATATAGCCCTGGCACTAGATGTTGCGGCAACGGAGTTATGGAAAAAGGACAAATATCATTTTGCCGGAGAAGGTAAAATTTTTACAGCCGGCGAGTTGGTAGCTTATTATTCTAAGCTGGTTTCAGGCTATCCGCTGATTTCAATTGAAGACGCAATGGCCGAAGATGATTGGCAGGGGTGGCAAATGCTGACCCAGTCTTTAGGCAAAAAAGTGCAATTAATAGGTGACGACGTGTTTGTCACTAATCTAGAACGTTTGCAAAAAGGGATTGATCAAAAAGTTGCCAATTCAATGCTGGTAAAGGTCAATCAAATTGGCACTCTCACTGAGACATTGCAGGCTGTAGATCAAGCGCATCGTGCAGGTTATACCACCATGATGTCGCACCGCTCTGGTGAAACAGAAGATACTTATATTGCTGATTTAGCCGTTGCAACGAACTGCGGGCAAATTAAGGCTGGCGCTCCGTGCCGGAGTGATCGGGTGGCAAAATACAATCAACTGCTGCGGATTGAAGAGTTGTTGGCGGATGAGGGGCGGTTTGGGGTTTAG
- the sodC gene encoding superoxide dismutase [Cu-Zn] SodC: MHKLLTTFTISLAFFSANLLANGASTQEMRIEIYQLVTNGIGAHLGYVLAKDSENGLELKTHLTGLPPGPHGFHLHEHPSCAAKKKGKAGKMFPGLAAGGHYDPEETASHQGPEGLGHLGDLPVLNVNEQGEATETLIAPRLKLSDLPGHALMIHEKGDNYSDTPEKLGGGGSRIACGVAE, encoded by the coding sequence ATGCATAAACTCTTGACCACTTTTACCATAAGCCTTGCCTTTTTCTCGGCCAATCTGCTGGCCAATGGAGCAAGCACGCAGGAAATGAGGATCGAGATCTATCAACTGGTTACAAACGGAATTGGGGCTCATTTAGGATACGTCCTTGCAAAGGACTCAGAAAATGGCCTGGAGCTCAAAACCCACCTAACAGGCCTTCCACCAGGCCCGCATGGATTTCACCTGCATGAGCATCCAAGTTGTGCAGCAAAGAAAAAGGGAAAAGCTGGAAAAATGTTCCCAGGACTAGCGGCAGGAGGACACTATGACCCAGAAGAAACAGCAAGCCACCAAGGCCCAGAGGGCCTTGGCCACCTGGGCGACCTGCCGGTTTTGAATGTAAATGAGCAAGGAGAGGCAACAGAAACCCTCATCGCCCCTCGCTTAAAACTATCTGACCTGCCTGGACACGCCTTAATGATTCACGAAAAGGGCGATAATTATTCAGATACCCCGGAAAAACTCGGCGGTGGCGGCTCGCGCATTGCCTGTGGCGTTGCGGAGTGA
- the kdsA gene encoding 3-deoxy-8-phosphooctulonate synthase — protein sequence MTAMHHVTVGSDQTKKVTFGNDLPFVLISGPCQLETREHALKMSTALSEMAEELGIGFIYKTSFDKANRTSSIAPRGIGLEKGLPILAEIKEKVGCPVITDVHLPEQCTPVAEVVDLLQIPAFLCRQTDLLQAAAATEKPLHIKKGQFLAPWDMANVVDKLEDAGNSHIILCERGASFGYNTLVSDMRSLPIMKATGCPVVFDGTHSVQQPGGAGTTSSGQREFVPTLSRAAVAVGVAGVFLETHEDPDNAPSDGPNMVYLEHMPSLVHTLMEIDKVAKEHPEIIDMGD from the coding sequence ATGACAGCAATGCACCATGTAACTGTTGGGTCAGACCAGACTAAAAAAGTGACGTTTGGCAATGATTTGCCATTTGTGCTTATTTCTGGGCCCTGTCAATTGGAGACGCGCGAACATGCTTTAAAGATGTCCACAGCTCTGAGCGAAATGGCCGAAGAATTAGGAATCGGGTTTATCTATAAAACCTCATTTGATAAAGCCAACCGGACCAGTTCTATTGCCCCAAGAGGGATAGGCCTTGAAAAGGGGCTGCCTATTTTGGCAGAGATTAAAGAGAAGGTTGGCTGTCCTGTAATTACTGATGTGCATTTGCCAGAACAATGTACGCCTGTGGCTGAAGTTGTGGATCTGTTGCAAATCCCCGCTTTTCTCTGCCGGCAGACGGATTTGCTGCAAGCAGCAGCAGCAACAGAAAAACCGTTGCATATTAAAAAGGGGCAGTTTTTAGCCCCTTGGGATATGGCGAACGTCGTGGACAAGCTGGAAGATGCAGGTAATTCTCATATCATCTTGTGTGAGCGAGGCGCGTCTTTTGGTTATAATACCCTCGTGTCTGATATGCGCTCACTGCCCATCATGAAAGCAACAGGATGCCCGGTGGTTTTTGATGGCACGCATTCGGTGCAGCAGCCCGGAGGGGCAGGGACTACAAGCAGCGGGCAGCGTGAGTTTGTGCCGACCCTATCGCGTGCGGCTGTCGCCGTTGGTGTTGCTGGCGTTTTTCTAGAAACGCACGAGGATCCTGATAATGCCCCCAGCGATGGTCCAAACATGGTGTATCTGGAGCATATGCCCAGTCTTGTGCACACTTTGATGGAAATTGATAAGGTTGCCAAGGAACACCCGGAAATTATCGATATGGGGGATTAA
- a CDS encoding AAA family ATPase, with product MGNLNFRYTRPGHKWRFALQTKSILFQSKNTRQIRNQQVRNQQGSAALKRSTALLISDLPCKLVVSILNYKIMLARSQFLSRIDSAFQIGRVCAILGPRQCGKTTLAEAYVKDYQGPKTLFDLEDPRHLSELQDPMLALESLNGLVIIDEIQRLPELFPILRVLVDHSFSPDLSSL from the coding sequence GTGGGTAATCTGAATTTTAGGTATACCCGTCCCGGGCATAAATGGCGCTTTGCCCTACAAACAAAAAGTATCTTGTTCCAATCAAAAAATACAAGGCAAATCAGAAATCAGCAAGTCAGAAATCAGCAAGGCAGTGCTGCGCTGAAACGCAGCACTGCCTTGCTGATTTCTGATTTGCCTTGTAAATTAGTAGTCAGTATACTAAATTACAAGATAATGTTAGCACGATCTCAATTTCTCAGCAGAATTGACTCTGCGTTTCAAATTGGCCGAGTTTGCGCGATTCTTGGACCGCGCCAGTGTGGAAAAACAACACTGGCAGAGGCTTATGTCAAGGATTATCAGGGACCAAAAACACTGTTTGACCTCGAAGATCCACGTCATTTATCCGAGCTACAAGATCCAATGCTTGCTCTAGAGTCGCTAAACGGACTTGTGATAATTGATGAAATACAGCGTCTTCCAGAATTGTTTCCCATTTTGCGCGTTTTAGTCGATCATAGTTTCTCTCCTGACCTCTCATCTTTATAA
- a CDS encoding CTP synthase yields MTQYIFVTGGVVSALGKGLATASLAALLKARGYKVRVRKFDPYLNVDPGTMSPSQHGEVFVTDDGAETDLDLGHYERFADVTCTSDDNLTAGQVYSSVIARERSGDYLGGTVQVVPHITNAIKEALVRGVDADVDFLLCEIGGTVGDIEGSPFLEAVRQFHNEVGHENAMFIHLTLVPYIASAGELKTKPSQHSVKTLQREGIRADMLLCRCDRPLPESSKAKLALFCNIAPENVIEAIDVDNVYKVPLEFARQEMDLRVLSHFGIPNPPEAQMQEWQDMVERVSNAKQSVTIAIVAKYLQLKDSYKSLIEALAHGAGVHQAQMNILWLNPEEFEQGEGEARTPKPISEIEQTLAQADGILVPGGYGVRGTAGKSAAITYAREKNVPFLGICFGMQLAVIEAARNLADIPQANSTEFGLTTEPVVGLLTEWMKGSQLEKRSHESQKGGTMRLGAYDCYLAPNSLARQIYGSDVIQERHRHRYEVNVSYREALEGAGLMITGFDSSGDLPTIVERSDHPWFLAVQFHPEFKSRPCSPSPLFAAFTKAALVYKSRKEKS; encoded by the coding sequence ATGACACAATATATTTTTGTAACCGGTGGTGTGGTTTCAGCCCTTGGCAAGGGCCTGGCGACGGCTTCTTTGGCGGCTCTGCTAAAGGCTCGTGGTTACAAAGTGCGGGTGCGCAAATTTGACCCTTATCTAAACGTAGATCCAGGCACCATGAGCCCGAGCCAGCACGGTGAGGTGTTTGTCACCGACGATGGGGCGGAAACCGATCTTGATTTGGGGCATTATGAGCGCTTTGCTGATGTCACTTGTACATCAGATGATAACCTAACTGCGGGGCAAGTGTACTCCTCAGTGATTGCCAGGGAACGCAGTGGTGATTATCTGGGCGGCACAGTTCAAGTAGTGCCGCACATTACCAACGCCATTAAAGAGGCTCTGGTGCGAGGTGTTGATGCGGACGTTGACTTTCTGTTGTGTGAGATCGGCGGAACTGTTGGTGATATTGAAGGCTCTCCTTTTCTAGAAGCCGTGCGTCAGTTTCACAACGAAGTGGGACATGAAAATGCCATGTTCATTCATCTGACATTGGTGCCCTACATTGCCAGTGCTGGTGAGTTGAAAACTAAGCCTTCACAGCACTCTGTAAAAACCCTACAGCGTGAGGGAATTCGTGCTGATATGCTGTTGTGTCGTTGCGATCGACCTTTACCGGAAAGTAGCAAGGCAAAGCTGGCTTTATTTTGCAATATCGCCCCGGAAAATGTCATAGAAGCCATCGATGTGGACAACGTGTATAAGGTGCCGTTAGAGTTTGCTCGTCAAGAAATGGACCTGCGGGTACTGTCGCATTTTGGCATTCCCAATCCCCCCGAGGCGCAAATGCAAGAATGGCAAGATATGGTTGAGCGGGTCAGTAACGCCAAGCAGTCCGTGACTATTGCCATTGTTGCTAAGTATTTGCAGTTAAAAGATTCCTACAAGTCATTGATTGAGGCGCTGGCGCATGGAGCAGGTGTGCATCAGGCTCAGATGAATATCCTATGGCTCAATCCGGAAGAATTCGAACAAGGGGAGGGGGAGGCGCGTACTCCCAAACCAATTTCTGAGATTGAACAAACCCTAGCGCAAGCAGATGGTATTTTGGTGCCGGGTGGATATGGCGTGCGGGGTACTGCTGGTAAAAGCGCAGCTATTACCTATGCCCGAGAAAAGAACGTTCCCTTTTTAGGCATTTGTTTTGGCATGCAGTTGGCAGTGATTGAGGCGGCCAGGAATTTAGCCGATATTCCTCAGGCCAATTCGACAGAATTTGGCCTGACAACTGAGCCGGTAGTGGGGCTGTTGACCGAATGGATGAAAGGTAGCCAGCTCGAAAAGCGCTCTCATGAAAGTCAAAAGGGTGGTACCATGCGTTTGGGAGCCTACGATTGTTATCTGGCTCCCAACAGCCTAGCACGCCAAATTTATGGCTCTGATGTGATTCAAGAACGACACCGGCATCGCTATGAAGTGAATGTTAGTTATCGAGAAGCACTCGAGGGAGCAGGGTTAATGATTACAGGATTTGATTCCAGTGGTGATCTGCCAACTATTGTTGAGCGATCTGATCACCCGTGGTTTTTAGCAGTTCAATTCCATCCAGAGTTCAAGTCAAGGCCATGCAGTCCCAGTCCTTTGTTTGCGGCTTTTACAAAGGCTGCCCTTGTTTACAAATCGAGAAAGGAGAAAAGCTAA
- a CDS encoding TIGR02452 family protein, translated as MNFKNKLIQFVSVFVFTCCAYGSQIEELSIKITRYRSNTYLHVFDKGGDIIKRSLPADEDEGTISGIIKYDKFGNVFLDGKQNGKINIETFGAVTVSDFEGFLDLTADSVIFQGNTTILGTERFDVSNFTQIENGLLELVSGTYNFEKLNNLGIISAISNLVVDLKSSIGIQLGHLSAPNKLSFKTPGMNLQVLREKCGLVLNKDQLVYVNGRSLSKSTNQNSTSDPQRTHYILDSKGTYEAEEAWQRKAIFDLNQEISNGSYQLQGSSEIYDVKSAVGKGKQRNFSVFSGGKDHRGRNYDLSKYQKKYSTKFTVVNQDTLDCAIALKKGQELLNPLAIDMAHAENPTGGAPSGHGNVQEEQMAYRSALYAALMEEYRKNNQLSHAELPGQYFIPMQGGICVPGVAVFRNGVDKGYSFREPVYVDIFAVAAFRHLNRKFLAPNRAGKVDEDIFPELQNTGTYWAYMKNKIRSMFVAALVNGNDSLVLGALGTGVFENPVPKVVNLFAEVAREFDGYFQKIVFAVLDRDGQTIKQFEQVFANRTVFDNFKPLQVTTNQKTIISQIKHQAKFALRRDGRGAKTWLWQLKNLLDREKQARRNLKLVNALYKFLLNECEFDFALATKNPNEQKQIFEQRVASVDKNEVKSRQRIARYGQPNDRAAKRNAIKWLVRLKTAVEGAKGKGVQSAHMQSLDKQLLKKDCFDLNQIKYGRLSMSKPAWAIKLTGQPASREIQKATRLINKTKPADVTNLASRAMQRKGKGNSIDRLVELRTAMEILKNDPGSQKKLAILNQALTASRFDFGRVKWSLTSASKKVQSKPTWWIGQ; from the coding sequence ATGAATTTTAAGAATAAATTGATCCAATTTGTAAGCGTTTTTGTGTTTACGTGTTGTGCGTATGGAAGCCAGATCGAGGAACTCTCTATTAAGATTACTCGCTATCGTAGTAATACGTATTTGCATGTTTTTGACAAGGGTGGAGATATAATTAAAAGGTCTTTACCGGCAGATGAAGATGAAGGGACCATCAGTGGTATAATAAAATATGATAAATTTGGTAATGTGTTCCTCGATGGAAAGCAAAACGGGAAAATTAACATTGAGACATTTGGAGCAGTCACAGTTAGTGATTTTGAAGGTTTTCTAGATTTAACGGCTGATTCAGTCATATTCCAAGGAAACACCACAATTCTTGGGACTGAAAGATTTGATGTTTCCAACTTTACCCAAATTGAAAACGGTCTTTTGGAACTCGTATCAGGGACGTACAATTTTGAGAAACTCAATAATTTGGGGATAATCTCTGCAATAAGCAATTTAGTTGTCGATTTAAAGAGCTCCATTGGAATCCAGCTTGGTCACTTATCTGCACCTAACAAGCTTAGCTTTAAAACACCAGGTATGAATCTCCAGGTGTTGAGAGAAAAATGTGGACTTGTTTTAAACAAGGATCAGCTTGTTTATGTGAATGGTCGTAGTTTATCAAAAAGTACTAATCAAAATTCTACCTCTGATCCGCAACGCACACACTATATTTTAGATTCGAAAGGTACATACGAGGCAGAGGAAGCATGGCAGAGAAAGGCGATTTTCGATCTTAACCAAGAAATCTCTAATGGTAGTTACCAATTGCAGGGCTCTTCAGAAATCTATGATGTGAAAAGTGCTGTAGGGAAAGGCAAACAAAGAAACTTCAGCGTTTTTTCTGGCGGAAAAGATCATAGAGGAAGAAATTATGATTTATCCAAGTATCAAAAAAAATATTCGACAAAATTTACAGTTGTTAATCAAGATACGCTTGACTGTGCTATAGCATTAAAGAAAGGGCAGGAATTATTGAATCCTTTAGCCATAGATATGGCTCATGCTGAAAACCCAACCGGAGGTGCGCCTAGTGGTCATGGAAATGTTCAAGAAGAGCAAATGGCTTACAGATCCGCTCTCTATGCTGCTTTAATGGAAGAATACCGCAAAAACAATCAGTTAAGTCATGCTGAATTACCTGGTCAGTATTTTATTCCAATGCAGGGAGGGATTTGTGTTCCTGGCGTTGCCGTGTTTCGAAATGGTGTGGATAAAGGTTATAGCTTTAGAGAGCCTGTATATGTAGATATCTTTGCAGTTGCGGCCTTTCGCCACCTAAACAGAAAATTCCTTGCCCCGAATCGAGCAGGGAAAGTGGATGAAGATATTTTCCCAGAATTGCAAAACACTGGAACATATTGGGCATACATGAAGAATAAAATTCGTTCTATGTTTGTTGCAGCTCTTGTAAATGGAAATGATTCACTTGTCCTGGGTGCACTAGGGACTGGTGTATTTGAAAATCCGGTTCCCAAGGTTGTTAACTTGTTTGCTGAAGTAGCTAGAGAATTCGATGGATATTTCCAGAAGATAGTCTTTGCGGTTCTTGATAGAGACGGTCAGACTATTAAGCAATTTGAACAGGTGTTTGCGAACCGTACGGTTTTCGATAACTTTAAACCATTACAAGTTACTACAAATCAAAAAACCATCATTTCTCAAATTAAGCATCAAGCAAAATTTGCTTTACGCAGAGATGGTAGGGGTGCCAAAACTTGGTTATGGCAACTAAAAAACCTTTTAGACAGAGAAAAGCAGGCTAGACGTAACCTGAAGCTTGTTAATGCGCTTTATAAATTCCTACTCAACGAGTGTGAATTTGACTTTGCTCTTGCAACGAAAAATCCAAACGAGCAAAAACAAATATTCGAGCAACGTGTTGCGTCAGTTGATAAAAATGAAGTGAAGTCTCGTCAGAGGATAGCAAGATATGGGCAGCCAAACGATAGAGCAGCAAAAAGAAATGCCATCAAATGGTTGGTAAGATTAAAAACAGCAGTTGAAGGTGCAAAGGGAAAGGGGGTACAATCCGCACATATGCAAAGCCTTGATAAGCAATTGCTCAAAAAGGATTGCTTTGATCTGAACCAGATTAAGTATGGGCGGTTAAGTATGTCTAAGCCGGCTTGGGCAATAAAACTGACTGGGCAACCTGCTAGTAGGGAGATACAAAAAGCTACCCGGCTCATTAATAAAACAAAGCCAGCCGATGTTACAAATTTAGCAAGTCGGGCAATGCAACGAAAAGGAAAAGGAAACTCCATAGATCGGTTAGTAGAATTAAGAACAGCTATGGAAATTCTTAAAAATGATCCTGGATCACAGAAAAAACTTGCCATCCTTAATCAAGCGCTTACAGCTAGTAGATTTGACTTTGGTAGAGTTAAATGGAGTTTAACCAGTGCTAGTAAAAAAGTGCAGTCAAAGCCAACTTGGTGGATAGGCCAGTAA